The genomic interval GGTCACAACACTTATAACCTGCCCTTTACGGGCAATAACTTCTTGGATATTGCTTAACATTTTTTCATAAACACTTGATTTAGGATTTATACAAACAACCGGCATATGTTCATCAATCAAGGCAATCGGTCCATGTTTCATCTCACCCGCTGCATATCCGGTAGCGTGAATATAGGAAATTTCTTTTAATTTAAGTGCACCTTCAAGTGCCGTTGGATAATTAATCCCCCGGCCTAAAAATAAAAAGTCACGAGCATTATAATAATTCAATGCAATCTTTCTTATCTGCTCCTGTTTTGCCAATATCTCTTCAATCTGCTGTGGTATTTTTTTTATCTCGTTTATGTGATAAATAACATCGCTATCGTTCAAAAATCCTCTAAGTCTTCCCAGATAAAGACTGAATAGATATAAATTCAACAATTGGGCAGTATATGCCTTTGTTGAAGCAACACCAATCTCGGGTCCCGCCATAATCGCTATATTTCCATCCGACTCTTTATAAATACTTGAATGGGCAACATTGACAAGTGAAAGCACCTTTAAAAATCTTGCCTTTGCCTCTCTCAAACCAGCGATTGTATCGGCAGTCTCACCGGACTGACTTATTGCCATTACCATTGTATCACCATCAAGGACCATATCGCGATAGCGGAATTCACTGGAAATATCAACCTCGGTGCTGATGCGGGCGAATCTCTCAATCAGGTATTTCCCCACTACGCCGGCATGCCAGGATGTTCCGCAAGCCTGGATATAAATTCGGGAGATATTTAAAAAATCCTTATCAGTAAAATTAATTTCTTTTCCGAGATTAATACGGTTATCTACGATACGCTCTTTGATAATATTTGAAAGAACCCAAGGCTGTTCAAATATTTCTTTGAGCATAAAATGCGGATAATTGCCTTTTTCAATATCTTTAACCCTGATTGTAATCTTCCTGGGTTGAATTGCGATCTCTTCCCCATTGAAAGTTTTTATCTTATAATTCTTTGACGATACCATTGCTATTGTATCATTGGGAAGATCGATTATTTTATCAAATATTGCTATGACACCTGAAACATCACTTGCCAGTGCTGCTTCGTTTTCATTGATACTCAAAACAAGCGGTGCATCATGCCTTGCACACACGATATGATCTGGCTCCCTTGTGTAAATTACCGCAAAGGCAAAATTCCCTTTTAATTTTGGCACTGTCTGAAAGACAGCGTCAAATAAATTTGTTTTTAAATTTTCTTCAATGAGATGGACTATCACCTCAGAGTCTGTATAGGAACGGAATATATGACCTTTCTTTTCAAGTTCCTCTTTTAATAAAAGGTAGTTTTCTATTATTCCATTGACAACAAGGGCAATCTCTTCATTGCAATCGACCAAAGGATGGGTATTCTCCTCATGGGGGCTTCCATGCGTTGCCCAGCGTGTATGTCCGATTCCAATGCTACCGCTAATCGGTGTTCTTTTTAATAACTCCTGCAATTCACTCAATTTCCCAGGGACCTTGCGAATTAGCAATTCGTCATTATTTATGACGGCAATACCACTTGAATCATAACCCCGATATTCAAGACGCCAGAGGCCACCCAGAAGCACGCTGGTAATATCTCGGGGACCAATATATCCTACAATTCCACACATTATACTTGATTATATAAAAATTTTCTAAGATGTCAAGGAGTTCTAATCTTTTTCTTCGACACTGATCAATCTTAAAGTCCCAGTAAAATCTCTTGCATCAATTTCTCTAAGTTTTAGACATCCTATAAATTCAAGAAATCCTGGAATATCAAGATTCAAAATATGGTCTTCAATTTGCAATTCATTTGGCAGATCATAAAAGAATGCCCCGCTACCCAGCGCATCTTCAAACCTTGCAATATTATTAGCAATAACCTTTTTTATGGAAACCAGCGTAGGCATCGGGAATCTATCATCAGGCATCTGAAAATTTTGCAGGGTGAGTATCTTCCCTTCTATATCAACCGCATCAATGCCCTCTTCATATAAAGATTCAGCAATGATGAAACCATAAAGTGAACCAAAAAGATGGAAGATATGCGTATTCTTACCATCATAAAAAAAAGGAATCTCTTCTGGCAGCAGTGTGGGGAAAAACCTGTTTTTCAATATTGTGGATAAAAGATAATTATAATTCCCTGCGCCCTTGCCTTCAAAGATCTTTGAAAACTCCGGACCTTCACCAATACAACGCGCATAAACCTTCTTTTCTTTTTCCAATACCTGGACCTTTTGCCAACATTTTCCCCCGAGAATAAATTTTTCAAGGAGATAAAAAATTCTTCCGATTAAAACACCTGAACTAATCTCATAAACATCATATTCACCAAATGATTTCTCCGCGATATTTGAATGTATCTTCCCATAGGCAATCTTATTCTCAATCTTATCAGTCAGATAATATATACCCGGTCTCATTTCTTTTATTATCCCTTCGCTCAACAATTTTTTAAATACATCCTTTATAATCGCTTCAGGATATAGCGATTGGAAAATTTGATAAATACTTTTTAAAGTAGTCCCTATCCTTCGTCTTTGATAAAGATATGAGTAGATTTG from candidate division WOR-3 bacterium carries:
- the glmS gene encoding glutamine--fructose-6-phosphate transaminase (isomerizing), coding for MCGIVGYIGPRDITSVLLGGLWRLEYRGYDSSGIAVINNDELLIRKVPGKLSELQELLKRTPISGSIGIGHTRWATHGSPHEENTHPLVDCNEEIALVVNGIIENYLLLKEELEKKGHIFRSYTDSEVIVHLIEENLKTNLFDAVFQTVPKLKGNFAFAVIYTREPDHIVCARHDAPLVLSINENEAALASDVSGVIAIFDKIIDLPNDTIAMVSSKNYKIKTFNGEEIAIQPRKITIRVKDIEKGNYPHFMLKEIFEQPWVLSNIIKERIVDNRINLGKEINFTDKDFLNISRIYIQACGTSWHAGVVGKYLIERFARISTEVDISSEFRYRDMVLDGDTMVMAISQSGETADTIAGLREAKARFLKVLSLVNVAHSSIYKESDGNIAIMAGPEIGVASTKAYTAQLLNLYLFSLYLGRLRGFLNDSDVIYHINEIKKIPQQIEEILAKQEQIRKIALNYYNARDFLFLGRGINYPTALEGALKLKEISYIHATGYAAGEMKHGPIALIDEHMPVVCINPKSSVYEKMLSNIQEVIARKGQVISVVTQGDQSTGPISKYIIEIPECIEFVSPILSVIPLQLLAYFIATFKGLDVDRPRNLAKSVTVE